In the genome of Populus trichocarpa isolate Nisqually-1 chromosome 10, P.trichocarpa_v4.1, whole genome shotgun sequence, the window AGCTGGGCACGAGCCTGAACAAAACAGAACGTTGTAATTTCAGAAGTATCTGTCCATTAGTAAAAATATGCAGATAAAAGATTCAGAAACCGAAAGTATCTattcatagaaataaaaaaatcccaacatTATCTCGGATGGATGATATGAAAAGGACATGGCGATTTGCATGGCCACAAAGAGAAAAGGCATCTGCATTACTTTGTTTCGAAAATTCATTGGCCTAGACTGTTTCGAAAAAGCATCTGCATTActttacattttatattttgttgtgtaattttcaaatttgtaATGTAATGAACCATTATAATTCGATCATGACTCGTTACattataagtataatataaaaaaattatgtgcatGATTGAGAGTAATTATATAGGGACTTGATTGCAAAGAAATTTATCATCAAGACTAAAATGtgattttaaagaaattcaagGACAAAACAACTTTCAAATAAAGAccattttgtaaataaatataaaatatcaagcCTAAGAtcgatatttttaaaaaactctagGACTGAAATGAAACCCTTAAAAAATCTCCattacaatacaaaaaatatttgtaaccaaataaaaaaaaaataattcacagaTGATTAGATGACATTATATTATCGTGTTAAGCATGTGATTGATAATTTGATCCCCACGTATTTGTCATCATTATTACATATTCTATATTTCTTGCGTTTGGCTTATTTGATTCCCATTTCAACAGCTACTTTATGTGAATTAATTATCCGACTCTGCCCTTATTTTGGGATAAGATTGATTTAcagataacaaaaattaaactatgaCACTACAAAAGGATTCGGTTccttgcagtttttttttaagtgacaTAATCGGTTTGATGGGTTCAAAAATAACCTGaataattgataaaatgttgtttgatttacaaaaattaaaaataatatctttttttaaaaatattaaaacgacaacatattaaattgatttgagcTAATTTGGGATAACTTGTCAAATCCTCGACCTGgatcatgagactatgataattctatataaaacaaattacgaaacttaattttttatcaaaccagtgccaaagaaagaaattgaaaaaaattaattaaaaaagtaacaaaaaaaatttatatgagtTAATAGTCAAACTCATGACTCAGGTTATGaaaccgagataacctcataaaaaataaacaaaaaaaaagacataagttaacctgggttaacttgtcaaactcgtgactaAGGTCAGAGAACtatgataacttcatagaaagcaaattaaaataaattatgaaacataatttttaataaactcattgttaaagattgaaattttaagaaaaaatcaatctaaaacatGATACAATAAAACGACACGAGTCTATCCAGGTTAACCCACAAAACACATGACATGAGTCATAAAACTGAGATAACCTcgtagaaaacaagaaaaaataaatcatgaaacctaatcCATGGTCAACTTGATGctaaaggatgaaaatgaaaaagtgccaattaaaaaaagacaaaaaaaaacttgagttaactgggttaacccgcaactcaagtcatgagatcgagataaccttatagaaagcaaaccaaaataaatcatgaagtctaattcctaatcaacccaatgttgaaagataaaattaaacaaactcaatttaaaaagatttaaaaaaactcgagtcaaccgaGTTAACTCGTAAAACACATGATCTAGTTATGAAATTGAGCTAACCACCTATAAAATAAACCATAATAATTATGAAGGTCAGTTTCCAATAAACTAAATGTTGTTGTATTAAattagagaaagaaatatagtttttttttaaaaaaaaaagacagaaaaaaaatactattgaaATGACTAGTGTTTTATGAGAAGGTATATACTAAAAGCATCACCTCTTTTAGTTTACACTACTAGTTATGTAACATGTGCTTCGTTgcgatccattttttttttcaacaagaaaattatatatacaggCTGTTTCGACTTGtttttgtagaaaataaaaatatttatgcatgcatataattaaataaacccaaaattatgtgtgttaataaatttttttaaaaggagtcATAGACGACaactaagaataaaattgaaaaaatcaagagacggatgtaaatcaagatattttatctCGCAAGACGGGACATTTATCtggttgtgtttgctaaatttatttattaaaataatttttttattcaaacaaacgataatagaaatggataaatatattaaattgattgattaaaataaaaggaaaaaaatatcatgtaaggctgaacatattataaatattatctaaaaataaaaaaaaaattatttgaaaatataaagtttagagacacacacaaaagaaaaatcacttaagaaattaaatatatacaaaataacaaaaaaaaaaaccattatttagAAGAGGCtccacaaataaaataaaagagataagttatattaatttaaatataaataaaaaagaatagtttttttaaataaaaagcataaggTCAGGTGTTGCTGGGCCTGACCTATTTTGTTAGGGCCCGTGCttgggcctttttttttttatctggggtGGATGACATATTGTCTACCcaacgtttttgaaaaaaaaatgagacgaCATGTGGTGTGATTTTGCCAAGATTTCAGCTACTATAGTGTCCGGAAAATCAAggcttaaggttttttttacacaacttattttttaatttattttcacccAAAACACTATAGAAAACCGTGATAAACCTATCCATGACctaaaaaccccaaaaaaacatatcaaaaaccaaaatcaacctaaaataaaaaatcattcaagGCTCAGATCTATGTTTTTACCaactttaaaagtaaaaaaaaaatacataaaatgaaCTCCTttcattaaattgaattatttgataCAAATATTGACTGTTTTGGTAGCCTAAATCGGTGTCAacgatactttttttttttctatcatcaaAGTTTGGCCACTTCTCTATCTTTTTTCTCGAATCagaaactaaaaattaacaaaaataaatttttgtatcaaaattgaatggAGAAAATATTGAGGTACCGAATAtgtgtaatttttaaagtacaaggactaaattaaactttttatttgaactttgaAACCATCACCTATTTATGATGTATTTTCTACTCTAattcttgtttttcaattttatacttaGTCAACAAATTTCATTCGATTACCCTTGAACTTGGCTTAAAAAGGATCTAAtcacactaaaaaaaagtttaaaaagtaatttgaaaaacaaatatgaataataaatccatggtaaaatataaaaggatgcAAAATATTATCCAAACAATACTTATCCCACATGTTTTAGgtttttacttaataataataagaagaagaaatcagaCAATCTTCCATATGTCTcatgctcaatttttttttataagccatATACAgcactcattaaaaaaaatataattaatattttaaacaataagTATAATTCGTACATTTTAGAGTAATATTTTGTGAGCACGTGGAAATagcaatcctaaaaaaaaaaaaaaaaagaagagtgaaAGCGTCATATTTCAAAAAGTAAAGGtaataaatagttaaatacCATGACCGAATGTTTAAAACGTCCGATCAAATAAATGGTGACATGATCTCATATTTTACCATTCAGTCTTATCTACCAAAACAACACCCAATCACATCTAAAGACGAATATTTCTGGGGACCATGTCCGAAAGGTCTTCTGGATAAATTTTGTGGTGTCATACGTTTGGATATCTATGTTGTTTGCTATTGCGGTgtcatgtttttgaaattttttattttttttaattttaaattatttttagatttttttatatactaatataaaaaataaatttaaaaaaataaaattattttaatatatttctttacttCCAAAGAAACCTAATAAAAAAGTCCTAGGAAAGCAGGATTTATGAAGAAaagtggttttttttcacgTGTCTAATGCACAGAACTTCTTGATATTTGACTGGCCGTTTTGACCTTGTTAAAACCGCCACTTGTTTCTCTTTACCACCATTTCACAACCCACAAGGCAGAAGCTACTAGCAGCTGCTGTCTTCAACAAACAGACACACCCCATTTGGCTTCTGCATCTTTTATCTCCAAACCAGAAGTGAACTTTTGCATCTCTCTGTGCTTCATTACTTCAAACCCTAGAAAATGGCGGAGCACGTGACGGAAAATGGAGGGGTACCACTTGAGAGGAAAGTGATGGTTGCCGTTGATGATGGTGAGTATAGCCACTATGCTCTCATGTGGGTACTTGACAATCTTGAGGAATCTATCACTAAATCACCTCTAGTTATCTTCACCGCACAGCCTCCTCCCAGCAATAACCATTCTTTTACTGCCGCTGCTCTCAGTTCTGCTCGCATGTACTGCTCGGTTTCAGCCAGTAAGTGCTCCTTTTTTCCTCTATTTGTTATATGTACAAAATCTGAAGTTACaggatttgatttctattgGAGTTGTAATTCTGTTTTTTGCGGAACCAAAGCATATTGTTGAGAAATCAAAAGGAGATTCGTATTTCATTCAAATCCTTAGTGAACCAAAACATGTCCAAGGAGTTTGCAGTGTCcacataaaaagtttttttttcttctaaaactaGAGGTAAAGGATCCTTCGAATCTACTATTCCTCGGTCGGTGTGTTTTTGTGTAAAGAtcctctattttctttttgttactaAAATTTTGATTGACTGGTATAGAATCTTAGGAGAAATAGACCAACATCTGGATTCTGTATGTTGGAAATTGTACGCTCAAATTATTTATGTTGTGTGTGACAGATCCGGAGTATACTTACACTATCCAAGACCAGAATAAGAAGATCGCGTTTGCTTTGCTGGAGAAAGCTAAAGAAATTTGTGCTGGTCGAGGAGTACGCTCACGTTTCTCTGTTCTATACTGATTAGCATGAAATTCAATTGTTTCACAACCGTCCAAGATATTAAAGCCCTAATTTGCATTTGATCTTATGGGGCATGCCAATGTGTGTAAATGAGGACTTACATttattacttttgtttttcaaaggtTGATGCTGAGACATTAACAGAGGTGGGTGATCCTCAAACAGCCATATGCGATGCAGTTCAAAGGCTCAATATTAGCCTGCTTGTTTTAGGGGAGCGCGGCATTGGCAAAATCAAAAGGTTAATCCTCTCCTATCTACAAAAGGGTTTACAAATTTATATCTGTTTCGATGCTCTGTAGCTTAAGTAAAAACTATCTCTCTGATGCTGTTACATACAGATTTTACAATTCATCGACTGTAGGTGGGATGATGgcgcaagttaaaaaaaataaaaatacaaagcacTCATTTTTCATCAATTCATGAACTTGAAGCCTAACATCAGAAATGTTCGGTGTCATTGAGACCAAGATAAAACAGAATTGTTTCGTTGTTTATGAAAATTGGTATTGTTAAAAGTTGCTTGAGAAAATGTGACAaggatatgaaaatatttattgatgacTCATGAGTCAGTAGCTAAGTTGCATTTAGACGCAGAATGTATTATAGTTCGAGTTACGATCATATACCTTTCAACCATACATATAGTCTTCCTAGCTGTTTTAAAGAAGGATGTGAAAACTTATTAGAATATTTTCTACTAGTCCGAATCTTCACGAGAAGCAACAGATAGAAGAAACATTTTCACTTGGTTTATCCAGTTATGCTTTCCTAgttttttccctctttctttttatttgacaaaTGATGATCACAGTTAACATTTTACGTATTCTGCCAGTTAAGTTATTATACTAACTTCAAATAGCATTTCTGGGTTCTGATTCCAATATCTTTACACAGAGCTATCCAAGGAAGTGTGAGCAGTTACTGTCTTCACAATGCAAAGTGCCCCGTTCTGGTAGTGaagaaaccttaaaaaaataaaagtatgttATGTTGTAAACTTGGATTTAGACTACATATCTCTATTTCTTGTATAGATATTTGAGATGATTCAGCTGTaaattatttgtgttaaaaaaaaggtGGCGTTGCAATGAATGCCACACAAAGTTCAACCTCTCGATGTTTTGTTAAATGTATTGAATGATCTGTAGTTTGtcaaaaacttgttattttcaTGGAATGTATGTTGAAAGCACTGCTTTTTCTTTGTACCACCATTGCTTGTAACAGTATTTACAGTTATATGTCTATCTGTACTTGTTtgatttaaactaaattttaagaaaaatcagaGTGCTTGAGTTTTTAGAAGACAATAAGTAGTATTACATTTGCAAACAATGCCTAAAAGTTTAGGATGCATTGCATAGATAAGGCCCCCCATATAATCAACATAGAACAGTTTCTCTCAAAAGCTTTAGGATGCTCTATTTAATTCCAGAACTAAATATTCGTCACAGAAAAATGCGGTTGAGCGTGGCTGCCAGACGAACTCCACCTTGAGCTAACCGCAATTTCACAATCGGTAAACGGGATAGGAAATAATCATCTGCAATGCGAAAGAGATGGTCTTATTTTTTCTGATTAATCGAATAACAAGTGCATGCACTCAAACCAGTAAACCTCAGAAGAATATCTTGCATCTTTCCAACCTTCTAACACTGTCCCTTCAGCCGCCCCTTTATATGCCCAATCGCATGCTGCTTTGATACCTTCAGATGCGTATctataaaacaaacaattttatttttaagattaatgtatgaattaacaaaattgtaataataaaatcCAGAATCAAGTTAATCATCGTCCATCCTAGCTGTTTGAATTAAGTTTAATTACATGCAAAGGTTGAAAATATAGTAAAAcaggcaggaaaaaaaattactggcGTGACTAGGGTTGAACAGACATCGATATTGTCGCAAAATAATCTTAtggtgaaagaaagaaattcctTATAAATTGTTCGTCTCCTAATAAATCGAGGATGTTTAACATACACGTCCGGGCAGGCTGTCTTGTTAAGGCTGCAGGTCTCCCATCCTGGAATTAAATCTGCCCAGTCATTCTGTTGTTTGGTTATTGCCAAAGGCaacagagaataaaaaaaagaaagttatgtCAGAAAGGGTGAAGAAAACGAACAGATTTATTGGGCCAAACGTATTTCATTTGGTTCAAATCTTTGAAGAAGAGTACCGTGATATTTTTCTGAACGGCATCAACCAAGTCATCCACGTTTGAGTTGTACAATCTTTCCTCTGCTGTCTCTATTATACTGGCATCCCAAATCTGTAAGCATCGACATGAGCACAACGTTAAGCTTTTTTGTTAAAGGCCGAGGCATTTTCGACAACGTTTGGCAATTGGACTGACATGGTGAAGGACTTGTTTCCTTCTGTACCAATGGACATCAATGGTGTTGCCTCCTTTGTCTGAAGCAAAACCCACATGTAGAGGctgcattgaaaaaacattactaTCATCTACAAAGGCGAAAAGCATTGACTCGACAATGAACACAATATTGCGGAATAAAAAGTGCAATTTTCTCACACCTGATGGATGTCTCCCATAAAATGAGAAAGGAAGAGAAGGGCTTCTGTCAGGTTATCTGATAAATCAACTCATTTCGTTAGCAAGATTTATGATGACAGGCAGGGAAGATTGATGAAtaacaatttgttttcattACTATCAGCTTGCGAGGAGCCACTGTTGTAGGTAAGAAGCTGGGTAGTGTAATTGTTAATTGCCCCAGCAACACACCTTCCTTTTTCACCAGTATCATCCTCGCAATCCCCtgagcataaaaaagaaaaagtaaacaCCTGCAGCAATGGCTAATTAAAGCAGAACCACCAAATTCGGCTTTCGTCTTTCTACTGGCAGTTaacaccagaaaaaaaaaacaaaaactggtCTGACTTAGAAGCAATACAAACTGGGAAGGGAAAAAGGGACAGAGAGAAAACGGGGATAGTATTCATATACAAGCAGAAGAGCAACTTACTAGTGTATTTGTAGTTGCAAACATCTGGGGTATTGATGAAATGAAGAGGGGCTGACCAATGATAACGGAACCTAACCTCGTCTGCCCATGAGCACACACTCCCTAAGTCACTCCCTGCATATTCTGGCAGCAGTTGCTTGACAGCATCTGCAGCAGCTTCACTTAAGCGGGACTGTTACAGCACAAAAGCACAAGCACAAAATACATATTGATccctaaaagaagaaaaacacacatCGATCGCACATAACGATATAAGAGCAAAAGAGAAGCTAAAAGACCTGAGCAATTCTGCATACTGTGAGGTGTCCATCAATTCCCCAACCATTAATCACTGGAAACAGAAGCAGAAGTGAAACAATTGTCAAAAGATTGATACACCAATACCCCATTGTCAATTTTGGACAGACAACTCTCGCTGAGCTCTCAGTATTTATGCAGAGGTACCATTGCCGACgtgagagaaaaaagaggaaagaatcTAAAACGTATAGACTCTGGGTAGGTGTGAACTGTATGAGCACCCAACCTTTTTGCCAGCGTATTTGTCATAAAGATATCCATATCATGTGAATACTAACTATATctgtatgtttattttatttttaaatttaatttatgattggGATATGCAGTGACGGCTTAGGATCCAATTTTTTGTTCACACTCGGAAGTTCGAATTGCCATTTGACTAGAGTGTCtgtgtttaattaaatttatttcggCGGAATATACTCATTGTTGATGCAGGCAGGTGCGTGCTTGGAAAGGAAAGGACCCCAAAACGGGCAGCATAATGGCTGAAATGGAGGTGGTAGGATGGTGATTGAGAGATATCCTGTTCATTTCCTTCTTGAAAGGCAgaatcttcttaattaaataaaaacggaTTCTGTATAGAATTCATGGAAAGGATAATACCTTATGTGACATTTTACAATATCATAGGAGTGAATTACAACAATCCTCTGCTGTGAAATTACTGagatcaaacaaaattttaaaaattggataaaaatctACACtctgttttattaaaatattacaaaactaTCATTTTGTATCTTAAATGCCCTCGTTATTTGTAAAGTCACCTCATTTAACACCAAAGGtattcttaaataaaagaaaaaagaagttatttAGCATACCCAGATTTTGAGATTGCATATGGCTATATTAGTATATCATTGAAATCCGAAAATATACATGGAAAcaccttttttattaaaattaatcaattattactTTTGCGGCCATGTTTGCTACAAGGCTACGATAAATTATTGAATGTTTGAGTTTAAAGCCAAGGCTAATAATTTGTAGCCAGTTagcttgttttaattttatgttttaagagtattttttaaaataatatttttttttgtttttaattgttttgatatgctgatgctaaaaaaatattttttaaatatatatatattgttttaagagtattttttaaaataatatatttttttgtttttaattgttttttttttaaaaaaccaacacTGCCACTTTTTTGCATCCTATTATTCCTCGAGTCTTTCACAACGATTTAACCGTGCCACTTCGGGTTCGGCTGCAATGGCtccattcctcttttttttactgtgcaGGTCCGCTAGAGCCCACGTAAATCTATATGCGGCCTACAAATCAGAAAATGGTTCATAAAATACTTCTAGTCTCATGGGCCTTCTGGCCTGCTCATAAGCCCAAGTCCTGCAGTCCATCTCATGTTCCATACCACCATGTGCTCGTGCTCcttcttcttgtttatttttttcctggttCACGAATGACGGAACTTCTGTTATTCTAAGCTGGAATCGTAAATCTGCTATAGATGACCTTTTATATGCAGGATAATCAATCCcctgttttaatttcttttttattatcgaAATCTTATTCATACTTTTTTTCTCACAGCGTTTCCATtaaagctatgttttttttctagaatttattttttaaaaaaccacttttcaaactttcttgtgtttgtttatcattagaaaagttggtcaacaaaaaacactttccagtcaaaggaaaatttagctttgtttccaggaaagtgttttcctagaaaatttggatggaaaacactttctgaaagttatgaaaaatttagaaatgtcatattatttgctgattatatcaaatttggtcctcaaacttttgattgctatatatattttgttttgaatatttatttttcaatttcatctcttaaaatttaatttttatataactttggtcctcatttttataattgttatttgctttttccttatcatttttttattgaaattttttatgtatcaaatttggtcattattcttttgattgttacttattttatttgaaataatttatgaaatgttaattattattattttaatttctttatctttcattttttttattttttagatttgatctctattattttgattattatttattttatttgagataatttatgaaattatattttttttcaatttcattctcattcaactttttaatttgtaagatttgttcctcattattttaataaacttgagaaaaataaaaaattaataaattattttccagcttattttccatgacataaccaaacactggaaagtgttttccaacttatttttcattacactgccaaacatcagaaaataattcattttctcggaattcacttttcaaaaggaaactattttccaacaaacaaacggggcctaagtgTATGCGAAagaataatatcaatttttttcaatgaaattatattattttaaataagtaatGCATACGGCTTAATTATACAACATTTTATATGATTCTAATCAAAACATCTAGTAATTGTTTCTCAAATGTATAATTTCATAGGAACTGTCTTTTTCACATGGTCATGTCTTGTCCATTTTCTAAGCTAAAAAAACCCTTCGAGGATTTGGTGCTTTTTTTCTCCCTTCCTTTCCCTGATAGAGTTGATCTAGCATGTAACCAAGATGGTCAATAACTTATCGATCATCCATCAGACAATTATGCAGGTGATAGTGATCAGTTGAGCCTGATTAAACTCTTACCCGACACTGAACGAAAAGATAGAAACCCTCCttcaatgacctttctgctgcttttttcttcttttctcaacGAGTCATGACATCTCCTGTTCCTCTTTTGAATATGGGGCATATGTCACCACCAGAGTCACAGTCCGAAGAAGAACCCTTTCCGTAGTATGATATTAGCCATTAAAAAGTCGGCATGCATTGCTCTATTTGCTCCGCCGGCCACTCGATCAAGACTAATCATAACGTTTTTTTCGTTTACTCCAAAAAATCATATGCCATGCCTGGTATATAATATATACCATATAGTCGTGTGACTTGCACGGACAAATAGACAAGGACTTCTGCTTTGCCGTTGAGGTCGGGTATATGATTAGGCTCGAAGGCACTATATAAAATCCTGTCTCGATCATAGGGATCACAAGCTCAAAGGGTTATTTTCTAGTATAATTATGTCTACAGGGCTAAAGCACGGTTGAGAGTTATGAAACTTGGCcacagggaaaagaaaagagaaaaaaggagtACATGAACTCTTAATTTCCAGTGCCATGTTTAAATCTTTGGTGCAATGAGGATATATCCGTGCGGGTTTCGCCGATCATCATGTTGTATCAATATAATATCTCCGGTAAGCAACCATGGATATCTTTTATATGGGAATCCATTACATCTTTGCTGTAACTGAAACTTGAGATCATCTTAAAAACTAACATGAATATATCATTTTATCAATTGATTATTTCGAGATTTAAATCCAGAACCGCAAATAAAACGACTCTTTATCATCCTCGATGAAGCAATGTATGTATGCTTAAACACGTTATTGATTTGGATATAAGAATTTAGGTAAACCTGAACGAAGACCTTTTAAATTACAGGAAGTTTGGATAATTAAagactctttatttatttttatctttttttttattccctctACTTTGAAAGAATTGTCAATGTAACTCCTTTGTTTGCTTtcgtaaaaaaaacaagaaaaagaaaatagcacCTATcagaactttttttaaaaagtagcaCATGTGAAAAAACAATTCTCACATTTTACATGTTGAGAACATCGCAACCACATAAATTAGCAATTCCAGAGGCTATGTTGTTGAAAACTACGTAgctcattgaattttttttttttggattttagtttaatttaaaattttaaataatacttaTTCTCTGTAATCaagattattttattctctATAGTAATCCATTTAAATTTCAATGGGATTACTTGACTTGTTAGgctaattatgataattaataattagttgtagtcaatttaaaattcaataatatttataattaatttaagtttcaATAGAATTCCTTAACAATTGGTATGTAACTagcaatcaataataaaattttgagaaTAAAATGACATTAGTAAATTAGTTGTTTTAACAACTAaaaattttgagaaaatatttctAATAAGGAACtgattaaaaatagataaatattgagattagaaaaaacatataaaacaaattttttatttggtagaTCATTAATAcatgaagaaataattttatttagaaaagatgatgatgaaattcagGTTCATGTTTATTTGACAAGGAActgattaattagaaaataaataaatattaaaaaaaatataaaacaatttttttttttagtatatcattaacatataagaaaataattttgttaaggAAAGATAAAGATGAGGTTTGAATTTATGTTTATCTTATAGagaacttattaaaaaataaataaatattgagaataaaaacaaataaaaaaaagtattttatccTGTATATCATTAACATATtaggaaataattttatttaggagaataattttatatcattagttttttttctttttacgcAAACTAGtgtgatatttttctaataaagttTTTAGGATTGTGTTAGTTTCCTTAAATATCTTttgagaaatattattttcaaaatacattcGCTCTCtcttgttatatattttatttaaaaaagttatatgtAATGAACCAAGATTTCATTATTatgtctttataaaaaaatatccgaTCAAGAAAAActtacaaatataaatttttcaaaacataaacacatCTTAGTAAAGACTCGTGGAATCTGACATTAGCTAGATCCAGCTATGATTGGACCTTGCAATCACATGTAATCATATCAacacaaaattttgaaaaa includes:
- the LOC7475584 gene encoding uncharacterized protein LOC7475584, translating into MAEHVTENGGVPLERKVMVAVDDGEYSHYALMWVLDNLEESITKSPLVIFTAQPPPSNNHSFTAAALSSARMYCSVSANPEYTYTIQDQNKKIAFALLEKAKEICAGRGVDAETLTEVGDPQTAICDAVQRLNISLLVLGERGIGKIKRAIQGSVSSYCLHNAKCPVLVVKKP
- the LOC7475585 gene encoding endonuclease 2 gives rise to the protein MGYWCINLLTIVSLLLLFPVINGWGIDGHLTVCRIAQSRLSEAAADAVKQLLPEYAGSDLGSVCSWADEVRFRYHWSAPLHFINTPDVCNYKYTRDCEDDTGEKGRCVAGAINNYTTQLLTYNSGSSQADNNLTEALLFLSHFMGDIHQPLHVGFASDKGGNTIDVHWYRRKQVLHHIWDASIIETAEERLYNSNVDDLVDAVQKNITNDWADLIPGWETCSLNKTACPDVYASEGIKAACDWAYKGAAEGTVLEDDYFLSRLPIVKLRLAQGGVRLAATLNRIFL